The following coding sequences are from one Triticum aestivum cultivar Chinese Spring chromosome 5A, IWGSC CS RefSeq v2.1, whole genome shotgun sequence window:
- the LOC123105606 gene encoding probable methylenetetrahydrofolate reductase has protein sequence MKVIEKIQEAAANGRTVFSFEYFPPKTEEGVENLFERMDRMVAHGPNFCDITWGAGGSTADVTLDIANRMQNMVCVETMMHLTCTNMPVEKIDNALDTIKSNGIQNVLALRGDPPHGQDKFVQVAGGFSCALDLVEHIKAKYGDYFGITVAGYPEAHPEVILGEEGATEEAYSKDLAYLKRKVDAGADVIVTQLFYDTDIFLKFVNDCRQIGITCPIVPGIMPINNYKGFVRMTGFCKTKIPAEITAALDPIKDNEEAVKAYGIHLGTEMCKKILASGIKTLHLYTLNMEKTALAILMNLGLIEESKLSRTLPWRPPTNVFRVKEDVRPIFWANRPKSYISRTTGWDQYPHGRWGDSRNPSYGALNDHQFTRPRGRGKKLQEEWAVPLKSVQDINERFVNFCEGKLKSSPWSELDGLQPETTIIDDQLVKINSKGFLTINSQPAVNAEKSESPSVGWGGPGGYVYQKAYVEFFCAKEKLGQLIEKSKAFPSLTYIAVNKEGESISNIPANAVNAVTWGVFPGKEIIQPTVVDSASFMVWKDEAFEIWSRGWACLFPEGDSSRELLEQIQKSYYLVSLVDNDYISGDLFAAFKEI, from the exons atgaaggtGATCGAGAAGATCCAGGAGGCGGCGGCGAATGGCCGGACCGTCTTCTCCTTCGAGTACTTCCCGCCCAAGACGGAGGAGGGCGTGGAGAACCTCTTCGAGCGGATGGACCGCATGGTGGCGCACGGCCCCAACTTCTGCGACATCACCTGGGGCGCCGGCGGATCCACCGCCGACGTCACCCTCGACATCGCCAACCGCATGCAGAACATG GTATGTGTGGAAACGATGATGCACTTGACATGCACCAACATGCCAGTGGAGAAGATCGATAATGCTTTGGATACCATCAAGTCCAATGGGATTCAAAATGTTCTGGCACTTCGAGGAGATCCTCCACATGGCCAGGACAAATTTGTTCAAGTTGCTGGTGGATTTTCTTGTGCTCTAGATCTG GTGGAGCACATTAAAGCCAAGTATGGTGATTACTTTGGCATAACTGTCGCTGGCTATCCAG AGGCACACCCTGAGGTAATACTAGGCGAGGAAGGTGCTACGGAGGAAGCATATAGCAAAGATCTTGCTTACTTGAAGAGAAAG GTTGATGCTGGTGCTGACGTTATAGTCACCCAGCTTTTCTATGATACCGATATCTTTCTCAAGTTTGTGAACGACTGCCGTCAGATTGGTATAACCTGCCCTATCGTTCCTGGCATAATGCCAATAAATAACTACAAAGGATTTGTGCGCATGACTGGATTCTGCAAAACTAAG ATTCCAGCTGAGATTACTGCTGCCTTGGATCCTATTAAAGACAATGAGGAGGCTGTGAAAGCATATGGAATCCACCTTGGTACTGAGATGTGCAAGAAAATTTTGGCTAGTGGGATCAAGACTTTGCACCTGTACACACTAAACATGGAGAAGACTGCTTTAGCAATTCTGATG AATCTTGGCTTAATAGAGGAGTCCAAGCTTTCAAGAACATTACCTTGGAGGCCACCAACTAATGTTTTCCGTGTCAAAGAGGATGTTCGCCCTATATTCTg GGCCAACAGACCAAAGAGTTACATTTCAAGGACCACTGGTTGGGATCAATACCCACATGGACGGTGGGGTGATTCCAGGAACCCATCATACGGTGCACTTAATGATCACCAG TTCACACGGCCACGTGGACGTGGTAAGAAGCTCCAAGAGGAATGGGCTGTTCCACTGAAATCTGTGCAAGACATTAATGAG CGGTTCGTGAACTTCTGTGAAGGAAAACTTAAAAGCAGCCCATGGTCTGAGTTAGATGGTCTTCAACCCGAGACGACGATAATTGACGATCAGCTGGTGAAGATTAACTCAAAGGGTTTCCTTACCATCAACAGCCAACCTGCTGTAAATGCAGAGAAATCTGAGTCTCCTAGTGTTG GATGGGGCGGCCCAGGAGGCTATGTTTACCAGAAGGCCTACGTCGAATTCTTCTGCGCTAAGGAGAAGCTGGGCCAACTCATCGAGAAGAGCAAGGCATTCCCTTCCCTCACGTACATCGCCGTGAACAAGGAAGGGGAATCGATCTCAAACATCCCTGCGAACGCCGTGAATGCTGTCACATGGGGTGTGTTCCCCGGCAAGGAGATCATCCAGCCTACCGTCGTTGACTCAGCGAGCTTCATGGTCTGGAAAGATGAAGCGTTTGAGATCTGGTCCAGGGGATGGGCCTGCCTGTTCCCAGAGGGCGACTCGTCCAGGGAGTTGCTAGAGCAG ATTCAGAAGAGCTATTACTTGGTCAGCCTCGTGGACAATGACTACATCAGCGGGGACCTCTTTGCTGCATTCAAGGAGATCTAA